In Thermodesulfovibrionia bacterium, a single genomic region encodes these proteins:
- a CDS encoding UbiA family prenyltransferase has translation MGRSVFFAAFQLVRPEISGLVAVVIFIPTLCATGDWSLGLRYALTIVPICMCGFVINAVNDLEKDRQNHPERPLPSGTISPSAAVFLFFVLIAVALTMIKSLIAPQDAFVYLLSLIIMINYDYVVSYFPSAKNFYVATAAAMPIVILSRTAFSLLSHTNVLIAAILYALCMEMLSDIKDMPGDGLTLAKRIGSRRAGQLALGVLTAAAISLFFGSSDWVGRLIAGGFMVLDLGCILLWHRTENPMLVFRMATVQPILGIYYLL, from the coding sequence ATGGGGCGAAGCGTCTTCTTTGCCGCTTTTCAGCTGGTCCGCCCCGAAATTTCGGGGCTGGTCGCAGTAGTCATTTTTATCCCAACTTTATGCGCGACCGGCGATTGGTCCTTAGGGCTGCGCTACGCCCTGACGATAGTTCCCATCTGCATGTGCGGGTTTGTGATCAACGCCGTCAACGATCTGGAAAAGGATCGCCAAAACCACCCCGAGCGCCCACTCCCAAGTGGAACAATATCGCCATCTGCTGCGGTCTTCCTATTCTTTGTGTTGATCGCGGTAGCTTTAACAATGATCAAATCATTGATCGCGCCTCAAGATGCTTTTGTTTATCTTCTTTCGCTGATCATCATGATCAATTACGACTACGTGGTAAGTTATTTTCCGTCCGCGAAGAATTTCTACGTGGCTACCGCTGCGGCCATGCCTATTGTGATCCTATCTCGCACGGCATTTTCTCTACTATCTCACACCAACGTTTTAATCGCCGCTATTCTTTATGCGCTCTGCATGGAAATGTTGAGTGACATCAAAGATATGCCAGGCGATGGCCTAACCCTTGCCAAGCGGATTGGTTCACGGCGTGCCGGGCAACTGGCTTTGGGGGTGCTGACGGCGGCAGCGATCTCGCTGTTCTTCGGATCATCGGATTGGGTTGGTAGGCTGATCGCCGGCGGGTTCATGGTGCTCGACCTGGGCTGCATCCTGCTATGGCATCGAACTGAGAACCCGATGCTCGTCTTTCGCATGGCGACCGTGCAACCCATTCTCGGAATATATTACCTGCTCTGA